In one Mangrovibacterium diazotrophicum genomic region, the following are encoded:
- a CDS encoding RNA polymerase sigma-70 factor → MVYLNSEVHNKKKFEDLYNRYFHFFYQVAMQFLNRDDEAKGVVQESFIKMWEKEIYTQTEQSVKNYLFILVRNGCLNILRQRKRRMQEIDESELLQTSVSLHLLEETSEEILLYKELSDRIASMINKLTPQCREVFKLSRFNNYTNKDIAEELGISVKAVEANMTRALKQLRQDLKLYLDQEDASKFSPGMRSALLSLF, encoded by the coding sequence ATGGTCTACTTGAATTCAGAAGTGCATAATAAAAAGAAGTTTGAGGATCTGTATAACAGGTACTTCCATTTCTTTTATCAGGTTGCCATGCAGTTTTTGAACCGCGATGATGAAGCCAAAGGGGTGGTGCAGGAGTCCTTTATAAAGATGTGGGAAAAAGAAATTTACACCCAAACCGAGCAATCGGTTAAAAATTACCTCTTTATTTTGGTGCGCAACGGCTGTCTGAATATTTTACGCCAGCGCAAACGCCGGATGCAGGAAATTGACGAAAGTGAATTGCTGCAGACCTCTGTGAGCTTACACCTGCTGGAAGAAACTTCCGAAGAAATATTGCTTTACAAAGAGCTTTCCGACCGAATTGCGTCGATGATTAACAAGCTCACGCCGCAATGCCGGGAGGTGTTTAAATTGAGCCGATTCAACAATTACACTAACAAAGATATTGCTGAAGAATTGGGAATTAGTGTGAAAGCTGTGGAGGCCAACATGACCCGTGCCTTGAAACAACTACGGCAGGATTTGAAACTTTACCTCGATCAGGAGGATGCATCTAAATTCTCACCGGGAATGCGTTCGGCGCTACTCTCTCTTTTTTAA
- a CDS encoding alpha-galactosidase codes for MKKIVVLILALVLGANLYAQKFEGLALTPPMGWNSWNYFRDKINEDVIKQIADAMVATGLSDAGYEYINLDDCWQIGRDEKGYIVVDSINFPSGMKALADYVHSRGLKFGLYSCAGEMTCMKRPGGRGYEFQDAWTYAQWGVDYLKYDFCFHGTQDSRASYKTMRDALYRAGRPIVFSICEWGSTEPWLWAGEMGHLYRTTIDIMDCADCRLSTGARGWMNILEEQVPIWTYNGPGHWNDPDMLEVGNGGLSMLENKSHFTMWCMLSAPLILGNDLRAMETDILKILENEDLIAIDQDPMGKSAFRYIKDEDIDIWCKQLTGNRWAVAILNRSEYERPYKCEWNIRAMTRYFEDWENKGDYKIWNVWDKKKMGTTADDLEGTLSGRDVLLLVLESN; via the coding sequence ATGAAAAAAATAGTCGTATTGATTTTGGCCCTGGTACTCGGTGCAAATCTTTATGCGCAGAAGTTTGAAGGTTTGGCGCTGACCCCGCCCATGGGCTGGAACAGTTGGAATTATTTCCGGGATAAGATTAATGAAGATGTTATCAAACAAATTGCCGATGCCATGGTAGCCACCGGGCTTTCAGATGCAGGCTATGAGTATATCAATCTCGACGATTGCTGGCAGATTGGCCGCGATGAAAAAGGCTACATCGTTGTGGACTCCATAAATTTTCCTTCAGGCATGAAGGCCCTGGCGGACTACGTGCATTCGCGCGGGCTGAAATTTGGCCTTTATTCCTGTGCCGGCGAAATGACCTGTATGAAGCGCCCGGGTGGTCGAGGTTACGAATTTCAGGATGCCTGGACCTATGCGCAATGGGGAGTGGACTACCTGAAATATGATTTCTGCTTTCATGGGACACAGGATTCGCGCGCATCCTACAAAACAATGCGCGATGCCCTTTACCGTGCCGGTCGGCCCATCGTGTTCAGTATTTGTGAATGGGGTTCCACCGAGCCCTGGCTGTGGGCCGGAGAAATGGGTCACCTTTACCGCACGACCATCGATATTATGGATTGCGCCGATTGCCGTTTATCAACCGGAGCACGCGGATGGATGAACATCCTGGAAGAACAGGTGCCCATCTGGACCTACAATGGACCGGGACACTGGAATGATCCGGACATGCTGGAAGTGGGCAACGGCGGCTTAAGCATGCTGGAGAATAAATCGCATTTTACTATGTGGTGTATGCTTTCAGCCCCGCTGATCCTTGGAAATGACCTGCGTGCTATGGAAACCGATATTTTGAAGATTCTGGAAAATGAGGATCTGATTGCCATTGATCAGGATCCCATGGGAAAATCGGCTTTCCGTTACATCAAAGATGAAGACATTGATATTTGGTGCAAGCAGCTCACCGGAAACCGATGGGCGGTAGCTATTCTGAACCGAAGCGAATACGAAAGGCCTTACAAGTGCGAATGGAACATACGGGCCATGACGCGCTACTTTGAAGATTGGGAGAACAAAGGCGATTATAAAATATGGAACGTGTGGGATAAAAAGAAAATGGGAACAACAGCCGACGATTTGGAAGGCACCCTCAGTGGACGAGATGTGTTGCTGCTCGTGTTGGAGAGTAATTGA
- a CDS encoding FecR family protein has protein sequence MEWIDKLVLKFLTHESSKDELEKVSALVKNKEDRKELLAYQKLWIWSGQLNWRKPEVDFDETWKKIEGRQTNSGLGRMRVLRIAGIAASVLILLNIGWWTSFYFNGNGAQDQSFEYVVNSNTNNNTVLHLPDSTLVYLRPGSELKYDSEFNSRQRIVSLEGEAFFEVTKNAAKPFVVKTEKAEVTVLGTKFNVFAEKGASTYQSTLVEGKVMFRASSGKRYILHPDQMLEYKVNSDSVNIVRVNTQLYTSWKDGKIMFRDETLAEITSKLERIYHVKFVINNKDLAEKYRFSGTFNRETSVAEVITMLKKSIPMKATRVEQFPEPDIIYLE, from the coding sequence ATGGAATGGATTGACAAATTAGTACTAAAGTTTCTAACGCATGAAAGCTCGAAAGATGAGCTCGAAAAAGTTAGTGCGTTAGTCAAAAACAAAGAAGATAGGAAAGAATTATTGGCCTATCAGAAACTTTGGATTTGGTCAGGACAGCTGAATTGGAGAAAGCCGGAGGTTGATTTCGATGAAACCTGGAAAAAGATTGAAGGCCGACAAACGAATTCAGGCCTTGGTCGCATGAGAGTATTGCGCATTGCAGGCATCGCCGCTTCAGTCCTGATCCTTTTAAACATCGGATGGTGGACTTCCTTTTACTTCAACGGAAATGGCGCCCAGGATCAATCCTTCGAGTATGTTGTCAATTCCAATACAAATAACAACACTGTGCTGCATTTGCCGGATAGCACCCTTGTCTATCTGCGTCCCGGATCTGAACTGAAATACGACAGCGAATTCAATAGCAGGCAACGAATTGTTAGTTTGGAAGGAGAAGCCTTTTTTGAGGTTACGAAGAATGCCGCCAAGCCATTTGTGGTTAAAACCGAAAAAGCGGAGGTCACCGTGCTGGGAACCAAGTTTAACGTGTTTGCCGAGAAAGGCGCTTCCACTTACCAAAGCACCTTGGTTGAAGGAAAGGTGATGTTCCGGGCATCCAGTGGCAAGCGATACATTCTGCACCCGGACCAAATGCTGGAGTACAAGGTGAATTCTGATTCCGTAAACATTGTTCGGGTGAATACGCAACTGTACACAAGTTGGAAAGATGGAAAAATCATGTTTCGGGATGAGACGCTGGCCGAGATCACCAGCAAGTTGGAGCGCATTTACCACGTGAAATTTGTGATTAACAACAAGGATCTGGCTGAAAAGTATCGTTTCTCAGGAACCTTTAACCGTGAGACTTCAGTGGCTGAAGTGATAACCATGCTGAAAAAATCGATTCCAATGAAAGCTACCCGGGTCGAACAATTCCCGGAGCCTGATATCATATACCTGGAATGA
- a CDS encoding beta-mannosidase produces MRNRILVVISLFMLVSLNGWSQSSWKKKKISLQTGSGLAEWKFIGLDPQTENVKIPDLDADGWRNITVPGDVNVELMKQEVIPDMHFDTLAREAYWISSKEWWYTVAFDADFVDGRATKLVLDFVDGSSEIWLNGQKLGAMENSFYPHRFSVEQLLKKKDNRLFIRFLSIDQLLGGPRTDELLGWKERRSFLRKPQYNFGWDWTLPVPGIGLAGDVYIENGNEFVLDELGIQTFIDGRVDFNFEVSKPAKEVGYKISLQVEGFGTQFNDTIDRTLNKSYTSYTSVSITDPQLWWPNGYGDANLYDYEIKLLVDGVAVDSKKGKFGIRETETRETPFTPSAGSGYAFELLVNNEPVFCKGTNWIPLEIWPGAIPVEKYRFYLEKAKEANFNMIRVWGGGIYEKDLFYEICDELGLMVWQDFMFASSGYPVHHLMDEIITEANYQLFRLRNHPSIVIWCGGNEDYQSWRHAKDYKAADDADSDPFYVNRLEDDPILYTMLLRGVVDRFGQSVPYVESSPMSREDSGNRPNSGNSHISSWKTALFWCDGHPSQWRKHFERVCSFDSEFCVQGPAKLNTMQSFLSEENYWPPNEAWIYHIQRGHGNRPHYQQTLFIAGDIMGEIHSLEEYVKHGQATHLEMTRSEYESARYDRPNNGGTMSWMYNDCWPTANWSIIDYYCQPKPAYYAAKRACEPVLPIIFERDSIIRFAVANETLEDHKFELTYGLETLAGEIVWEESQTVDVPRNSTSEYFRMNHSDLSGDKNSFLFVRANCDGKALNTVSYFADGWKDIPWEQPKLKLEMLSQQEVDGQWETVVQVSADTFARLVYLFEKDKLELKAGMPLPASWFMDNYFDLPAGETREVVIQSDKKNRLKDLAVGSWMGDWE; encoded by the coding sequence ATGAGAAATAGAATTTTAGTGGTGATCAGTTTGTTTATGCTGGTTTCGTTGAATGGCTGGTCACAATCCAGTTGGAAAAAAAAGAAAATATCCTTGCAAACCGGGAGTGGCCTGGCCGAATGGAAATTTATCGGACTAGACCCGCAAACTGAAAATGTGAAAATCCCCGATTTGGATGCCGATGGATGGCGAAACATAACAGTACCGGGTGATGTCAATGTGGAGTTGATGAAGCAAGAGGTTATTCCGGATATGCATTTCGATACCCTGGCCCGGGAAGCGTATTGGATCAGCTCCAAAGAATGGTGGTATACAGTTGCGTTTGATGCCGATTTTGTCGACGGAAGAGCGACAAAACTGGTGTTGGACTTTGTGGATGGAAGCTCTGAAATTTGGTTGAACGGACAGAAACTCGGGGCGATGGAAAACTCGTTTTACCCCCATCGGTTTTCGGTGGAGCAGCTCCTGAAGAAAAAAGATAACCGCTTGTTCATTCGCTTTCTGTCGATTGATCAACTGCTCGGCGGGCCACGAACCGACGAACTGCTGGGCTGGAAGGAACGGCGGTCCTTTTTGCGAAAGCCGCAATATAATTTCGGTTGGGACTGGACGCTTCCGGTTCCCGGCATTGGCTTGGCAGGCGATGTGTACATTGAAAATGGGAATGAGTTTGTGCTCGATGAGTTGGGGATTCAAACCTTCATCGACGGCCGGGTGGACTTCAATTTTGAAGTGTCGAAACCTGCGAAAGAAGTAGGATACAAAATTAGTTTGCAGGTGGAAGGTTTCGGAACACAATTCAATGACACCATCGACCGGACCCTCAATAAATCCTACACATCGTACACCAGCGTTTCCATTACTGATCCCCAGTTGTGGTGGCCCAATGGCTATGGCGATGCCAATTTGTACGACTATGAAATCAAGTTGCTGGTTGACGGCGTGGCCGTGGACAGTAAGAAAGGAAAGTTCGGGATTCGCGAAACGGAAACCCGGGAAACACCCTTTACGCCCAGTGCTGGCAGTGGCTATGCCTTTGAGCTTTTGGTGAACAATGAACCGGTATTTTGCAAAGGAACCAATTGGATTCCTCTTGAAATCTGGCCGGGAGCGATTCCGGTGGAGAAATATCGTTTCTATTTGGAGAAAGCAAAAGAAGCCAACTTCAATATGATACGTGTTTGGGGCGGCGGTATTTACGAAAAAGATCTCTTCTACGAAATTTGCGATGAACTGGGGCTGATGGTTTGGCAGGATTTCATGTTTGCCAGCTCCGGCTATCCGGTGCACCACTTGATGGATGAAATCATCACCGAAGCGAACTACCAGTTGTTCCGGTTGCGAAACCATCCGTCTATCGTTATTTGGTGTGGCGGAAATGAAGATTACCAGTCGTGGCGGCACGCCAAAGACTACAAGGCGGCAGACGATGCAGACAGTGATCCGTTCTACGTAAACCGTTTGGAGGACGATCCGATTTTGTACACCATGCTGCTTCGGGGAGTGGTCGATCGGTTTGGGCAGAGCGTCCCTTATGTCGAGTCCAGTCCCATGTCGCGCGAGGATTCCGGCAACCGTCCCAACTCTGGGAACTCGCACATCAGCTCCTGGAAAACGGCCTTATTCTGGTGTGATGGCCATCCATCGCAATGGCGTAAACATTTCGAGCGGGTTTGCTCGTTCGACTCAGAATTTTGTGTGCAAGGGCCAGCCAAATTAAATACCATGCAATCTTTCCTGAGTGAAGAAAATTACTGGCCACCCAATGAAGCCTGGATTTACCACATTCAGCGCGGACATGGTAACCGGCCGCATTACCAGCAGACCCTGTTTATTGCCGGCGATATCATGGGCGAAATTCATTCGTTGGAAGAATACGTGAAACACGGGCAGGCAACGCATCTGGAGATGACCCGTAGCGAATACGAAAGTGCCCGCTACGACCGGCCCAACAATGGGGGAACCATGAGCTGGATGTACAACGATTGCTGGCCTACGGCGAACTGGTCAATCATTGATTACTATTGTCAGCCCAAGCCGGCCTATTATGCGGCAAAGCGCGCCTGCGAACCGGTTTTACCCATCATTTTCGAGCGCGATAGCATTATTCGTTTTGCTGTGGCCAATGAAACCCTGGAAGATCACAAGTTTGAGTTAACTTATGGGCTGGAAACGTTGGCAGGTGAGATTGTTTGGGAGGAATCGCAAACCGTGGATGTGCCCCGTAATTCGACTTCAGAATATTTCAGAATGAATCATAGTGATTTGAGTGGCGACAAAAACAGCTTTTTATTTGTTCGCGCCAATTGTGACGGCAAGGCTTTGAATACGGTCAGCTATTTTGCCGATGGCTGGAAAGACATTCCCTGGGAACAGCCGAAGTTGAAGCTTGAAATGCTTAGTCAGCAGGAAGTAGATGGCCAATGGGAGACAGTTGTTCAGGTTTCGGCCGATACTTTTGCCCGCTTGGTATACCTGTTCGAAAAAGACAAGCTTGAATTGAAAGCAGGAATGCCATTACCCGCAAGCTGGTTTATGGATAATTATTTCGATTTACCCGCTGGTGAAACCCGGGAGGTAGTCATTCAGTCGGATAAAAAAAATCGCTTAAAAGATCTGGCTGTCGGGAGTTGGATGGGAGATTGGGAATAA
- a CDS encoding MFS transporter, whose translation MKKITYWLPWIIVVMAFFATALSFLDRQVLSVSIIRIKEDFHISDVEYGFINTGFLISYAIMFTVGGVLIDRYGSRKGLGISVGIWSLATMLHGWANSAFHFGVFRFILGLGEGGAFPGAIKAVVEWIPKDKQALANGIAIGGSAVGAVVAPPLCVYLIDVIGWRGVFITTSVIGFIWVAVWFLLPKKEKRAEVPAPSEETKTEFWKNFSQILKIKEVWVFILIRFLLDPIFYFYMFWIPKYLNEARGISLYEIGNLFWIPFLALGISNMLGGYIADFVLRKTGSLNKSRKSIMGVAALLTLPAMFVQLLPSATWVIATMALVFFAHGLWITNYITAISDLFGKNFTSTVIGFSGSAGAISSLVINPLIGLVIASFSYDPMWIYAGCMYPAAFIIFLVFVPKIKRLQQF comes from the coding sequence ATGAAAAAAATTACCTATTGGTTACCCTGGATCATTGTCGTCATGGCCTTTTTCGCAACGGCCCTGAGCTTTCTGGATCGCCAGGTTTTGTCGGTCTCGATTATCCGGATCAAAGAAGATTTTCACATTTCCGATGTGGAATATGGATTTATTAATACCGGTTTTTTAATCAGTTATGCGATCATGTTCACGGTTGGCGGTGTGTTGATCGATCGTTATGGCAGTCGCAAAGGCCTGGGGATATCGGTAGGTATTTGGTCGCTGGCAACTATGTTGCACGGTTGGGCCAACAGTGCTTTCCATTTTGGTGTTTTTCGCTTCATTTTAGGTTTGGGTGAAGGGGGTGCTTTCCCCGGTGCCATCAAAGCGGTGGTCGAGTGGATTCCGAAAGACAAGCAGGCACTGGCCAACGGAATTGCAATTGGCGGTTCGGCCGTCGGTGCTGTTGTTGCTCCGCCTTTGTGTGTCTATCTGATCGATGTCATCGGCTGGCGGGGAGTGTTTATTACAACCAGTGTGATTGGTTTTATTTGGGTGGCAGTTTGGTTTTTACTTCCGAAGAAGGAAAAACGGGCAGAGGTACCTGCTCCGAGTGAAGAAACAAAAACGGAATTCTGGAAGAATTTCTCCCAGATCCTTAAAATTAAGGAAGTTTGGGTGTTCATTTTGATCCGTTTTCTGCTAGACCCAATCTTTTACTTTTACATGTTTTGGATTCCCAAATACCTGAACGAAGCCCGAGGAATCAGCTTATACGAGATTGGAAATTTATTTTGGATTCCGTTTCTGGCCCTTGGGATTTCGAATATGCTCGGAGGCTACATTGCCGATTTTGTACTTCGAAAAACGGGGAGCCTGAACAAGTCCCGCAAAAGCATCATGGGAGTAGCAGCCCTGTTGACGCTGCCCGCGATGTTCGTGCAACTATTGCCTTCAGCCACATGGGTGATAGCCACCATGGCGCTTGTGTTTTTTGCACACGGCTTATGGATTACGAATTACATCACTGCCATTAGCGACTTGTTCGGGAAAAATTTTACCTCCACCGTTATTGGATTTTCGGGCTCGGCCGGAGCCATTTCCTCCCTGGTCATTAATCCGCTCATCGGACTGGTCATTGCCTCTTTTTCCTACGATCCGATGTGGATTTATGCCGGCTGCATGTATCCGGCAGCGTTTATCATATTTTTGGTCTTTGTCCCGAAAATAAAGAGGTTACAGCAGTTTTGA
- a CDS encoding TonB-dependent receptor, with protein sequence MKKKSVNSGLLARSYLKKLCLMMRMIVFLVLVSTFLANATTGHSQSTRLSIKIENETLTDILEKIESQSNVGFLVPSELTRDQRVFNFSVQDASVESILDRVLLPNGYNYEFVGKNVVITSTPKVQDQPTDVRGKVTGVAGDPIPGVSIMIEGTTTGTISDYDGNYQLHDLPANAVLKFSFVGFKTVALSIEGRSELNVVLEEESIGLEEVVAIGYGTMKKSDLTGSVTSVSSDELAAFPVADAVQAIQGRASGVQVTSINGEPGTESRIRVRGGTSINAGSDPLIVVDGFPGASMPFAEDIQSIEILKDASATAIYGSRGANGVILITTKKGNVGDISVEVNSSYSFDKVGNTLDVLNAKEFAEYMNQVAANDGTTPMYDPSEYGEGTNWQDVIFRDGSIQKHQVSVSGGTKGIRFYNSINYFDQNGVVINSKFKQYSGLSNIDYTINDKLKAGTSITYKRSIQDGVKTQEGSGGASNTGVISAALIMEPTVGIYNEDGSYTISNIGDPNDNPYAIATEYTDEKVYDRFQGNGYIDWEILKGLTFKTTIGVEINNKREGTYSPSTLVAGSAYDGVASISSYKQTNIISENYINYQKEIDDHKFSVLGGYSYQKYRSEYMQANSRGFNTDTYLYWNLSTGSEYRPAYSALTEWEMLSYYGRVNYNYKNKYLLTFTGRYDGSSRLGANNKWGFFPSGAFAWNVKQEPFLEGAEALSNLKFRASVGVTGNTDIGVYKTLALFSSVNSIVGDETVNAVIPSSVENAELGWESTRQTDIGIDVGLFESKVNLTLDYYYMKTSDLLYNLPLPYYSGYSSAISNIGSNMNKGFEASLSTINVDRKLFWSTDFNISSNKTEIEELYGGEVKYAARPTHLVGDETAILQEGAPVGSFYGYVFDGLDSEGAVQYKDIAGVDEDGNVVMEPDGTVNSTDRKIIGNPHPDFICGLNNTLSYGNFDLNIFIQGVFGNDIINFTRMELETGSGRNNQLTTIKNAWTSSNTDTDIPKVSGSNNYTMSSRWVEDGTYVRLKTISLGYSLPKRWISKYGVDKFRFYVSAQNLFTITDYSGYNPDVSYNNSNTKLGLDYGSYPNAKSVTLGFNLNF encoded by the coding sequence ATGAAAAAAAAATCTGTAAACAGCGGGCTGCTGGCTCGTTCTTACTTGAAGAAACTGTGTCTTATGATGCGAATGATTGTTTTTCTTGTTCTGGTTTCTACATTTCTGGCAAATGCGACTACCGGACACTCACAATCGACAAGATTGTCAATTAAAATCGAAAATGAAACATTGACTGATATCCTTGAGAAAATTGAAAGTCAGTCCAATGTAGGATTTTTGGTGCCTTCAGAGTTAACCCGGGACCAACGGGTGTTTAATTTCTCTGTTCAGGATGCTTCAGTTGAAAGTATACTGGATCGGGTATTGCTACCCAACGGATACAACTATGAGTTTGTGGGCAAAAATGTTGTTATTACTTCAACTCCCAAGGTTCAGGATCAACCAACCGACGTTAGGGGAAAGGTGACCGGTGTGGCCGGAGACCCGATCCCTGGTGTATCAATCATGATAGAAGGCACGACAACGGGAACAATTTCAGATTATGATGGTAATTATCAACTACACGATTTACCGGCTAATGCAGTTCTAAAATTCTCCTTTGTTGGGTTTAAAACAGTGGCTTTATCAATCGAAGGAAGGTCAGAATTAAATGTGGTGTTAGAGGAAGAGTCAATTGGCCTGGAAGAAGTTGTTGCGATTGGTTATGGAACCATGAAAAAGAGCGACTTAACGGGTTCTGTTACTTCTGTATCTTCAGACGAATTGGCTGCTTTCCCGGTAGCTGACGCCGTTCAGGCGATACAGGGCCGTGCGTCGGGGGTTCAGGTGACCAGCATTAATGGAGAACCGGGAACCGAAAGTCGGATTCGTGTCCGCGGTGGAACGTCTATCAATGCAGGGAGCGACCCGTTGATTGTTGTCGATGGTTTTCCCGGGGCGAGTATGCCATTTGCAGAGGATATTCAATCAATAGAAATATTAAAAGATGCTTCGGCAACTGCGATTTACGGGTCGCGAGGTGCTAACGGCGTTATATTGATTACCACCAAAAAAGGGAATGTTGGTGATATTAGCGTTGAGGTAAATAGTTCATACAGTTTTGATAAAGTTGGTAATACTCTGGATGTTTTGAATGCAAAAGAGTTTGCTGAATATATGAACCAGGTTGCCGCAAACGATGGAACAACTCCTATGTACGATCCTTCAGAATACGGTGAAGGAACGAATTGGCAAGATGTTATCTTCAGAGACGGATCGATTCAAAAACACCAGGTTTCTGTTTCCGGTGGAACAAAAGGTATTCGTTTTTATAACTCGATCAATTATTTCGACCAGAATGGTGTTGTTATCAATTCGAAATTTAAGCAATACAGCGGTTTGTCAAATATTGATTACACCATTAACGATAAGCTAAAAGCGGGGACCAGTATAACTTATAAAAGAAGCATTCAGGACGGTGTAAAAACGCAGGAGGGATCCGGAGGTGCATCGAATACCGGTGTTATTTCTGCGGCCTTGATTATGGAACCGACCGTAGGTATTTACAATGAAGACGGAAGTTACACGATTTCCAACATTGGTGATCCAAACGATAACCCCTACGCGATTGCAACTGAATATACCGATGAGAAAGTCTATGACCGCTTTCAGGGAAATGGCTACATCGATTGGGAAATTCTGAAAGGGCTGACCTTTAAAACCACTATTGGTGTTGAAATAAATAATAAACGCGAAGGAACCTACTCGCCAAGCACCTTGGTTGCCGGTAGTGCTTACGATGGTGTGGCAAGCATTTCAAGCTACAAGCAAACCAATATCATCAGCGAAAATTACATCAATTACCAAAAAGAAATTGATGACCACAAGTTCAGCGTGTTGGGTGGTTATTCTTATCAGAAATACCGCTCCGAATACATGCAGGCTAATAGCAGGGGCTTCAATACCGATACCTATTTGTACTGGAACTTAAGCACGGGATCAGAGTACCGTCCTGCTTATTCCGCATTGACCGAGTGGGAAATGTTATCCTACTACGGACGCGTAAACTACAACTACAAAAATAAATACCTGCTGACTTTCACCGGACGTTACGACGGTTCATCACGATTGGGAGCCAACAACAAATGGGGTTTCTTTCCATCGGGAGCTTTTGCCTGGAATGTGAAACAAGAACCATTTCTTGAAGGTGCGGAGGCGCTTAGCAATTTGAAATTCAGAGCAAGTGTGGGGGTAACCGGTAACACAGATATCGGCGTTTATAAAACGCTTGCTTTGTTCAGTTCTGTCAATTCAATCGTTGGTGATGAAACCGTAAATGCGGTTATTCCGAGTAGCGTTGAAAATGCTGAATTGGGATGGGAGAGCACGAGACAGACAGACATCGGTATTGATGTAGGCTTATTTGAAAGCAAGGTTAACCTGACCCTCGACTATTACTACATGAAAACCTCTGATCTTCTGTATAACCTTCCCCTACCATATTATTCAGGTTACAGCTCCGCGATATCTAACATTGGAAGTAACATGAATAAGGGGTTCGAAGCTTCGTTAAGTACGATTAATGTGGATCGGAAACTGTTTTGGTCAACCGACTTTAATATATCATCAAACAAAACAGAAATTGAGGAATTATACGGTGGCGAAGTGAAATATGCAGCGCGCCCAACTCACCTGGTTGGAGATGAAACTGCTATTTTGCAGGAAGGTGCGCCCGTTGGTTCATTTTACGGTTATGTGTTCGACGGACTGGATTCCGAAGGAGCCGTTCAATACAAAGACATTGCCGGTGTTGACGAGGATGGAAATGTGGTGATGGAGCCGGACGGAACGGTAAACAGCACCGACAGAAAAATTATTGGTAATCCGCATCCCGATTTTATTTGCGGTTTGAATAACACCTTGTCTTACGGAAACTTCGACCTGAATATCTTCATCCAGGGAGTGTTTGGAAACGACATCATCAACTTTACACGCATGGAGCTGGAGACCGGTTCGGGACGAAACAACCAGCTTACTACGATTAAAAATGCCTGGACTTCATCCAATACCGACACTGATATTCCAAAAGTGTCCGGCTCAAACAACTATACCATGTCATCGCGCTGGGTTGAAGATGGAACTTACGTGAGACTGAAAACTATCTCGCTGGGCTATTCCCTGCCAAAGCGCTGGATTAGCAAGTATGGTGTCGACAAATTTAGATTCTATGTAAGTGCTCAAAACTTATTTACAATAACAGACTATTCCGGATATAATCCAGATGTGAGTTATAACAATTCCAATACAAAATTAGGATTGGACTACGGTAGTTATCCAAATGCAAAATCAGTAACACTTGGATTTAATCTGAATTTTTAA